Proteins from a genomic interval of Paenibacillus lentus:
- a CDS encoding glycoside hydrolase family 127 protein, translated as MSKQVQFEHVARVPLNNIKIKDDFWSYYINLVRSVVVPYQWEALNDRIEAAEPSGAIRNFKIAAGLEEGEFYGMVFQDSDVAKWLEAVSYLLESQPDPELERTADEVIEIIAKAQQEDGYLNTYYTLKEPGRRWSNLAECHELYCAGHMIEAGVAYYRATGKRKLLDIVSRLADHIDSVFGTEPGKLQGYDGHQEIKLALVKLYHATGNERYLRLAQYFVEQRGQKPNFYEMQLLERGGESHWTGIDHAFDLEHTQSHALVREQEKAVGHAVREVYMLTGMVDIAAETKDESLLAACERLWDNIVSRQMYITGAIGSMAQGEAFSFDYDLPNDTAYAETCASIGLIFFAHRMLRTSQKAEYADVLERALYNTVVAGMSRDGKRFFYVNPQEVDPKACSGANHKFDHIKPVRQEWFGCACCPPNVARLLSSLGEYIYMVQGDTLYTHLYISGEAELSVGGSTVRVKQSSNYPWDGRIKLEVHPEQPGEFAVALRIPGWCKNASLSVNNETYPLNGQTIQNGYVRVARIWQQGDIVELTLDMPVERMRSHPLVRGNAGKVALQRGPLVYCLEQADNGANLHGLILPAEAKLETKYEADLLDGIVVIMAEGLREDAASWPGGLYSSESATALREEKVTFIPYYAWANRGEGEMSVWVREKL; from the coding sequence ATGAGCAAACAGGTTCAATTTGAGCATGTCGCAAGGGTGCCACTGAATAACATAAAGATTAAGGACGACTTTTGGAGTTATTATATTAATCTGGTGCGCAGCGTTGTAGTTCCCTATCAGTGGGAGGCGCTGAATGATCGGATCGAAGCTGCAGAGCCAAGCGGGGCTATTCGTAACTTCAAGATTGCCGCCGGATTAGAGGAAGGCGAATTTTATGGCATGGTGTTTCAGGACAGTGATGTGGCCAAATGGCTGGAGGCCGTATCCTATTTGCTGGAATCGCAGCCAGATCCCGAGTTGGAGAGAACGGCGGATGAAGTGATCGAGATTATCGCCAAAGCCCAGCAGGAGGACGGTTACCTTAATACTTACTATACGCTTAAAGAGCCAGGGAGAAGATGGAGCAATTTGGCGGAATGCCATGAGCTCTATTGTGCCGGTCATATGATCGAGGCAGGGGTGGCTTATTACCGGGCAACGGGAAAAAGAAAGCTGCTTGACATTGTATCCCGCTTAGCGGATCATATCGACTCCGTCTTTGGCACGGAGCCGGGCAAGCTGCAGGGCTACGATGGACATCAGGAGATCAAACTGGCTCTCGTCAAGCTCTATCACGCAACCGGAAACGAGCGTTATTTGCGGCTGGCCCAATATTTTGTAGAGCAGCGCGGCCAGAAGCCTAACTTCTATGAGATGCAGCTGCTGGAACGCGGAGGAGAGAGTCATTGGACAGGAATCGATCATGCGTTTGATCTGGAACACACCCAGTCACACGCGCTGGTCAGAGAGCAGGAGAAAGCGGTCGGCCATGCTGTGCGCGAGGTCTATATGCTGACGGGGATGGTCGATATCGCCGCGGAGACGAAAGATGAATCGCTTCTGGCAGCCTGCGAGCGGTTATGGGACAATATTGTTTCGCGGCAAATGTACATTACGGGTGCTATCGGCTCGATGGCGCAAGGGGAAGCGTTCTCGTTTGATTATGATTTGCCCAATGACACTGCATATGCGGAGACATGCGCCTCGATCGGTCTGATTTTCTTTGCCCACCGGATGCTGCGAACTTCGCAGAAGGCCGAGTATGCGGATGTACTTGAGCGTGCCTTATACAATACGGTCGTGGCCGGAATGTCACGGGATGGCAAGCGCTTCTTCTACGTGAATCCGCAAGAGGTCGATCCGAAGGCTTGCAGCGGAGCAAACCATAAATTCGATCACATTAAGCCCGTGCGCCAGGAATGGTTCGGCTGTGCATGCTGCCCGCCGAATGTAGCTCGCTTATTGTCCTCGCTTGGGGAATACATTTATATGGTGCAAGGAGACACCCTTTATACGCATTTGTATATTAGCGGTGAGGCCGAGCTAAGCGTTGGCGGCAGCACGGTGCGAGTAAAACAAAGCTCCAATTATCCATGGGATGGACGGATTAAGCTGGAGGTTCATCCGGAGCAGCCTGGTGAATTTGCAGTTGCGCTGCGCATCCCGGGCTGGTGCAAGAATGCGAGCTTGTCAGTTAATAACGAGACGTATCCACTGAACGGCCAAACGATTCAAAATGGCTACGTCCGTGTTGCCCGGATCTGGCAGCAGGGCGACATCGTGGAGCTGACACTGGATATGCCCGTGGAGCGTATGCGCAGCCATCCTTTGGTTCGCGGAAATGCCGGCAAAGTGGCACTGCAGCGCGGGCCGCTCGTCTACTGCCTGGAGCAGGCCGATAACGGCGCGAACCTGCATGGACTCATATTACCAGCGGAGGCTAAGTTGGAGACGAAATACGAAGCTGATCTGCTAGACGGCATCGTGGTTATTATGGCGGAAGGCTTGCGTGAGGATGCGGCAAGCTGGCCTGGCGGGCTTTACAGCTCAGAGTCGGCCACGGCACTCCGCGAAGAGAAAGTGACATTTATCCCCTATTATGCTTGGGCGAATCGTGGTGAGGGCGAAATGAGTGTTTGGGTTAGAGAAAAGCTATAG
- a CDS encoding response regulator transcription factor, giving the protein MIDVLIVDDEPKLREGLRTFIDWGTLGYRVVDTAANGNEALEKYAACRPELVIADVRMPGMDGLQLIERLREQDPLLHILILSGYADFDYAKKAIAQRADGYLLKPVDEDELVEYLHGIRTTIESERASEEWRHAAKEWTREALIQLLLTETEHTSEDRRQLKERAEELGVLWNNYQVLLVALHDELTESVLYLLRRSLVESFEQQERGWVFEHYGQIGVLLKEPLLAVEREGVYRSIETAVGEMGVEFTVALGSKVSSLGEIADSYGVARELIKLHFFLEDGKLLCEEDAYSEHEEDCSEVFPSETLSDQIYYAVDIGNKKAMKSLVRQAGRSLVTEGFTEADIKRRFVEILTSIMSKGFKQHPELQQQSRQYSDMLTEIYHLRSIKALYEKTDDFLQQMMTHLGENDKHREVKIMLDLIERNFSDNLKLETLSGVLNYNSAYLGKLFKNETGEYFNTYLDKVRIEKAKAYLEDGLKVYQVAEKVGYTNVDYFHSKFKKYVGTSPSAYRRHASSE; this is encoded by the coding sequence ATGATTGATGTGCTGATTGTGGATGATGAGCCGAAGCTGAGAGAGGGACTTCGCACGTTCATCGACTGGGGGACACTTGGTTACCGGGTGGTGGATACAGCGGCTAATGGCAATGAAGCGCTGGAAAAGTATGCCGCATGCCGGCCGGAGCTCGTTATTGCTGATGTTAGAATGCCGGGCATGGACGGACTGCAGCTCATTGAGCGGCTTAGAGAGCAGGATCCTTTGCTTCATATATTAATCTTAAGCGGATACGCGGATTTTGATTATGCCAAGAAGGCTATAGCACAACGTGCGGACGGTTATTTGCTGAAGCCCGTCGATGAAGATGAACTCGTTGAATACCTTCATGGAATTAGGACGACTATTGAGAGTGAACGAGCATCGGAAGAATGGCGGCATGCCGCTAAGGAATGGACGAGAGAAGCTTTGATTCAGCTATTGTTGACGGAGACGGAGCATACATCGGAGGATCGCCGCCAATTGAAGGAGAGAGCGGAAGAGCTGGGAGTTCTGTGGAATAACTACCAGGTACTGCTTGTCGCTTTACACGATGAGCTTACGGAATCAGTGCTTTATCTGCTAAGAAGGTCGTTAGTTGAGAGCTTTGAACAGCAGGAACGGGGCTGGGTGTTCGAGCACTATGGGCAAATTGGCGTGCTGTTGAAGGAACCCCTTCTGGCTGTTGAGAGAGAAGGGGTATATCGTTCTATCGAAACTGCGGTAGGAGAGATGGGAGTTGAGTTCACCGTAGCACTCGGGTCCAAGGTTAGCTCGCTAGGCGAAATTGCCGACTCTTACGGCGTCGCGCGCGAACTGATAAAATTGCATTTTTTTCTTGAGGATGGGAAGCTGCTGTGCGAGGAGGATGCGTATAGTGAGCATGAAGAGGATTGCTCCGAGGTTTTCCCATCTGAAACTCTGAGTGATCAAATCTATTATGCTGTTGATATCGGGAATAAGAAAGCGATGAAATCGCTGGTGAGGCAAGCGGGGCGCAGTTTGGTTACTGAAGGATTTACGGAGGCCGATATTAAGCGCCGTTTCGTGGAGATTTTGACCTCGATTATGAGTAAGGGCTTTAAACAGCATCCTGAACTTCAGCAGCAAAGCAGACAGTATTCAGACATGCTGACAGAAATCTATCATCTGCGGAGCATAAAGGCCCTTTACGAAAAGACCGATGACTTCCTGCAGCAGATGATGACGCATTTAGGCGAGAATGACAAGCACCGCGAGGTGAAGATCATGCTCGACTTGATCGAGCGAAATTTCAGTGATAATCTGAAACTGGAGACGCTGTCGGGCGTTCTAAACTACAATAGCGCGTATTTGGGCAAACTGTTCAAGAATGAGACAGGGGAGTATTTCAACACCTATCTCGACAAGGTGCGAATTGAGAAAGCGAAAGCCTATCTTGAGGATGGTCTTAAGGTTTATCAAGTCGCGGAGAAGGTCGGATATACGAACGTGGACTATTTTCATTCAAAGTTTAAAAAATATGTAGGCACATCTCCATCAGCATATCGCCGACATGCAAGCAGTGAATAA
- a CDS encoding glycoside hydrolase family 3 protein has translation MRSFNVEQLIQYPFQNPDLPLEKRVNDLVSRFTLEEKVQLMCQYQAEIPRLGVKKYKHGTEGAHGVAWLGEATVFPQNTGLACTWNPELMHEIGQVIADEARVYYQRDPAMNGLTIWSPTVDMERDPRWGRTEEAYGEDPYLTGRLTTELIKGMQGDHPFYYKTVATLKHFYGNNNEIDRGSASVSIDPRNKREYYLKAFEAPFREGRAGSMMTAYNGVNGTPCNLNHEVNGIVKGEWGMDGFVVGDAGDVLGTVMDHGYVQSYAEAVAGSVKAGIDSITDEQDISFQALRDALEQQLLSEADLDHALRNTFRVRFRLGEFDPVERNPYYNVPESKLCAPEHSALSLRAAQESIVLLKNEGLLPLSKEKDSIAVIGPLANEAYTDWYSGTPPYKITPLQGVIEQVGTSSVHFSTGNNRVRLRSAETGSYISIAPDGGELRANVRNAEEAEIFECTDWGWDNLTLRALSSGKFVTERDHEQGGGLAASAEEARGWFVKEAFSFAKGEKDALIMRSWEGKPIIEDDNQRLTVAGEEQSTYAGFYVEVVQNGLEEAVITAKSADTAIVFVGNSPFINGKETIDRPDITLPHSQQALIQAVHAANSNTVVVIVGSYPFAVNWEKEHVPSLIFTSHAGQELGRAVADVLFGDYNPAGRLNMTWYKSVSQLPDIMDYDIIKGKRTYQYFEGEVLYPFGHGLSYSEFAYSDLKLSASAVSAADTVTVSVDVHNVGQMDGDEVVQLYVRAGQSRVVRPLKTLSGFRRIHLAKGEKRAVAFELRCADLAFWDVTRDRYCVESGTYALMIGRSAGDIVLETSLEVQGERIPPRTVAVPVRAVNYDNYEGVFVDECCEGGESVACLQGDGWIAFHDVEFGSKAEVFEARVSGAIKGGEIEIVMDKVDGSTAAACRVLPTGGTQAWTTVSVSLEGVSGRRDLYLKLLGEVRLSWFRIV, from the coding sequence ATGAGGTCATTCAACGTGGAGCAACTTATTCAGTATCCTTTTCAGAATCCAGATTTGCCGTTAGAGAAGCGGGTAAATGATCTAGTATCCCGATTTACGTTGGAAGAGAAAGTTCAATTGATGTGTCAGTATCAGGCAGAAATTCCCCGGCTTGGCGTAAAAAAATATAAGCATGGCACCGAGGGCGCTCACGGTGTGGCCTGGCTTGGCGAAGCTACTGTATTTCCGCAGAATACGGGCTTGGCCTGCACCTGGAATCCTGAGCTTATGCATGAAATTGGGCAAGTTATTGCAGATGAAGCGAGGGTGTATTACCAGCGGGATCCAGCTATGAACGGGTTAACGATTTGGTCGCCGACGGTCGATATGGAGCGTGATCCTAGATGGGGGAGAACGGAAGAAGCTTATGGCGAAGACCCCTATCTTACTGGGCGTTTGACCACGGAGCTTATCAAGGGAATGCAGGGAGACCATCCTTTCTATTATAAGACGGTGGCTACTTTGAAGCATTTTTATGGCAACAATAATGAAATTGATCGCGGCAGCGCTTCGGTCAGCATCGATCCGCGGAATAAGCGTGAATATTATTTGAAAGCGTTTGAAGCGCCGTTTCGTGAGGGGCGGGCGGGCTCCATGATGACTGCGTATAACGGAGTCAACGGCACACCTTGCAATCTCAATCATGAAGTCAACGGCATCGTAAAGGGCGAATGGGGCATGGACGGCTTTGTAGTCGGGGATGCCGGAGACGTGCTTGGAACAGTAATGGATCATGGCTATGTTCAATCTTATGCAGAGGCGGTTGCCGGCTCGGTGAAAGCAGGGATCGACAGCATTACCGATGAGCAGGACATTTCTTTCCAAGCGCTTCGAGATGCCTTGGAGCAGCAGCTACTGAGCGAAGCCGATCTGGATCATGCGCTGCGAAATACGTTTCGGGTACGATTCCGTTTAGGAGAGTTCGATCCAGTAGAGCGTAATCCTTACTATAATGTACCGGAATCGAAGCTTTGTGCCCCTGAGCATTCGGCTCTATCTCTAAGAGCGGCACAGGAGTCCATTGTTCTGCTGAAGAACGAGGGTCTGCTGCCGCTTTCGAAGGAGAAGGATTCGATCGCGGTTATTGGTCCGCTTGCCAATGAGGCATATACGGATTGGTACAGCGGTACGCCCCCATACAAAATCACGCCACTGCAGGGTGTGATCGAACAGGTAGGAACGAGCTCCGTTCATTTCTCTACGGGGAATAACCGTGTTCGTCTTCGCTCGGCAGAGACTGGTAGCTATATATCGATTGCTCCGGACGGCGGAGAATTGAGAGCGAACGTCAGGAATGCGGAAGAAGCAGAAATTTTCGAGTGCACGGACTGGGGCTGGGACAATCTTACACTGCGCGCACTGAGCAGTGGGAAATTCGTTACTGAGCGCGATCACGAACAAGGCGGAGGTCTTGCGGCATCCGCGGAGGAGGCTCGAGGCTGGTTCGTAAAAGAGGCATTCAGCTTTGCTAAAGGCGAGAAAGATGCGCTTATCATGAGATCTTGGGAAGGCAAGCCGATTATCGAGGACGATAATCAACGCCTGACCGTGGCTGGAGAAGAACAGTCAACTTATGCTGGGTTTTATGTCGAAGTAGTGCAGAACGGATTGGAGGAGGCTGTGATTACGGCAAAATCCGCAGATACTGCGATTGTTTTCGTAGGCAATAGCCCATTTATTAATGGAAAAGAAACGATCGATCGTCCCGACATTACGTTGCCACATTCCCAGCAGGCTTTAATTCAAGCCGTTCATGCCGCAAACTCGAATACGGTCGTAGTTATCGTGGGCAGTTATCCGTTTGCCGTCAATTGGGAGAAGGAGCATGTTCCTTCCCTAATATTTACTTCGCATGCAGGCCAGGAGCTTGGACGTGCCGTTGCGGACGTGCTGTTTGGCGATTACAACCCGGCGGGACGGCTTAATATGACGTGGTATAAATCGGTCTCCCAGCTGCCGGACATCATGGATTATGACATCATAAAAGGCAAAAGAACCTATCAATACTTCGAAGGTGAAGTACTGTATCCGTTCGGTCACGGATTAAGCTATAGCGAGTTTGCATATAGTGATTTGAAATTAAGCGCTTCTGCCGTATCCGCGGCCGATACCGTTACGGTATCGGTTGATGTTCATAACGTGGGGCAGATGGATGGCGATGAAGTTGTTCAGCTTTACGTTCGGGCAGGTCAATCCCGGGTAGTACGGCCGCTTAAAACGTTAAGCGGATTCCGTCGTATTCATCTCGCGAAAGGCGAGAAAAGAGCAGTAGCCTTTGAGCTCCGCTGTGCTGATCTGGCGTTTTGGGACGTGACACGGGATCGTTATTGTGTAGAAAGCGGAACGTATGCGTTAATGATCGGACGTTCGGCGGGAGATATCGTGCTGGAGACATCGCTGGAGGTTCAGGGGGAACGCATTCCGCCACGCACGGTCGCTGTACCGGTGAGGGCGGTTAACTACGATAATTATGAGGGCGTCTTTGTGGATGAATGCTGCGAGGGCGGGGAGAGTGTCGCCTGCTTGCAAGGCGACGGCTGGATTGCATTCCATGACGTGGAATTCGGAAGCAAGGCAGAAGTCTTTGAAGCAAGGGTATCCGGGGCGATCAAAGGTGGAGAAATTGAAATAGTTATGGATAAAGTGGACGGAAGCACTGCTGCTGCATGCCGGGTGCTGCCGACCGGAGGCACGCAAGCATGGACTACAGTATCTGTCTCGCTTGAAGGTGTGTCTGGACGGCGGGATTTGTACTTGAAGCTTCTAGGGGAAGTACGATTAAGCTGGTTCCGTATCGTTTAA